One genomic segment of Sporomusaceae bacterium FL31 includes these proteins:
- the nifE_3 gene encoding nitrogenase molybdenum-cofactor biosynthesis protein NifE produces MSINLKEPAVELRESRLRTITGYEGDAAHLLSRNDLPNRERSFTQCGSCSADQVMNLLTQIQDAAVVEHGPAGCAADIPFRNGVFRTGNRRMGYHVHNVKYINTNLNEKDTIYGGGAKLETAIREAKRRFKPKAIFVTTTCASAIIGDDVPGICNDLEAEVGIPVIATLCEGFRTNIWATGFDSANHSILRRIVKPAKQKQPDLINVISFEHKFLYESVFKQLGLRPNHIVPLSTIEELERISEAAATVQYCETLGSYLAAGLEEHFGVPEVKAPAPFGLKASDELLREIGRMFGKEAEAEKVIAAEREKIAADLDRLRGRLSGKKAYIAAGGPLAYSIIALVKDLGMEVVGTSVWHHDQRYDNEDERLNFLRFGVETYGNFKVGVCNKQAFEVTNAIHRYQPDIAITRHIATVWAAKLGIPSIFAGNEPTEMLYDGLIRFGQSIDDAISNPAYIKNVAKHSKLPYTDWWLEQGTYSFLRGEQHE; encoded by the coding sequence ATGAGTATTAACTTAAAGGAACCGGCAGTTGAATTGCGTGAATCGCGTCTGAGAACGATAACCGGTTATGAGGGGGATGCCGCTCATTTACTCAGTAGAAATGATTTGCCGAACCGGGAGCGTTCGTTTACCCAGTGTGGCTCATGCAGTGCCGATCAGGTTATGAATCTGCTTACTCAGATTCAGGACGCTGCAGTTGTTGAGCATGGCCCTGCGGGCTGTGCAGCCGATATTCCATTTCGTAATGGGGTATTCCGGACCGGCAACAGGCGAATGGGCTATCACGTACATAACGTAAAATATATCAATACCAACCTAAATGAAAAAGATACCATTTACGGAGGCGGGGCCAAACTTGAAACGGCCATCAGAGAAGCAAAGCGACGCTTCAAGCCTAAGGCCATTTTTGTTACCACAACCTGTGCTTCGGCGATTATTGGTGATGATGTTCCCGGTATTTGTAATGACTTAGAAGCCGAAGTGGGGATTCCGGTTATTGCGACGCTATGTGAAGGTTTTCGTACCAATATTTGGGCAACAGGGTTTGATTCAGCCAACCATAGCATTTTACGCCGCATTGTCAAACCAGCTAAGCAAAAACAGCCTGATTTAATTAATGTGATTAGTTTTGAGCATAAATTTTTGTATGAAAGTGTTTTTAAGCAACTGGGATTGCGCCCTAATCATATTGTTCCACTGTCAACCATTGAAGAACTTGAGCGTATTTCAGAAGCCGCTGCAACGGTACAGTATTGCGAGACTTTAGGGAGTTATCTGGCTGCCGGACTTGAGGAGCATTTCGGTGTACCGGAAGTCAAGGCACCGGCACCGTTCGGCTTAAAAGCATCAGATGAACTGCTGCGTGAAATTGGCCGGATGTTTGGCAAGGAAGCAGAGGCAGAAAAAGTCATTGCCGCGGAGCGGGAGAAAATTGCCGCCGATCTTGATAGGCTAAGGGGCAGATTGAGTGGCAAAAAAGCGTATATTGCTGCCGGTGGCCCATTGGCTTACAGCATCATTGCCCTGGTCAAAGACCTAGGCATGGAGGTTGTGGGAACCAGCGTCTGGCATCATGACCAGCGGTATGATAATGAGGATGAACGCCTCAACTTCCTGCGGTTTGGTGTAGAAACTTACGGTAATTTTAAGGTCGGGGTCTGCAACAAACAAGCATTTGAGGTGACCAATGCCATTCATCGTTATCAGCCTGATATTGCAATTACCAGACATATTGCGACAGTGTGGGCAGCAAAATTGGGCATTCCGTCCATTTTTGCCGGTAATGAGCCTACCGAAATGCTGTATGACGGTTTGATTCGCTTTGGTCAGTCCATTGATGATGCCATCTCGAATCCTGCCTATATAAAGAATGTGGCGAAACACAGCAAGTTGCCCTATACTGACTGGTGGTTAGAGCAGGGTACCTATTCGTTTTTAAGGGGAGAGCAGCATGAGTGA
- a CDS encoding site-2 protease family protein, with amino-acid sequence MTLDEKNKNLEEPSKDQEQTFEVIQTDYQVDERQISDIGAPEGAGVPNETGKKRSWWVGILAVLGLVFGKLKFLMGPLLFLGKLLKLGKFMTTGLSMVVMIVSYTFFYGWKYAAGIVGLIFVHEMGHLYFARLKKIDVSLPVFIPFVGAFIRMKEEPKDVKTESFVAVGGPLIGMMGAFICLIIAIAAKSALWAALAYFGFFMTVFNMIPAHPLDGGRIAASLSPLMWLVGIVAMLMITLYFFNPIALLILLLSVGKAWKVWKNRDQLPEDYYHVERSFRIKMAFAYFSIFAISSFFTFFLHELLQGAN; translated from the coding sequence ATGACGCTGGATGAAAAAAATAAAAATTTAGAAGAACCTAGCAAAGATCAGGAACAAACTTTTGAGGTGATACAAACTGATTATCAGGTGGATGAACGGCAAATCAGTGATATTGGTGCTCCTGAAGGGGCAGGCGTTCCTAATGAAACTGGGAAAAAGCGCAGCTGGTGGGTTGGGATATTAGCCGTGCTGGGATTGGTTTTTGGTAAGCTTAAATTTTTAATGGGGCCACTGTTGTTTTTAGGAAAGCTCTTAAAATTAGGCAAATTTATGACCACAGGCTTATCGATGGTTGTTATGATTGTTTCTTATACCTTCTTTTACGGTTGGAAATATGCAGCTGGAATTGTTGGCTTGATATTTGTTCACGAAATGGGGCACCTGTATTTTGCCCGACTGAAAAAAATTGATGTGAGTTTGCCGGTATTTATCCCCTTTGTAGGGGCATTTATCAGAATGAAGGAAGAACCTAAGGATGTGAAGACCGAGTCTTTTGTGGCTGTAGGCGGACCTCTGATTGGTATGATGGGTGCCTTTATATGTCTGATTATCGCTATAGCAGCAAAATCTGCACTTTGGGCAGCCTTAGCTTATTTTGGTTTTTTTATGACGGTTTTCAATATGATTCCTGCTCATCCTTTGGACGGCGGCCGTATTGCAGCATCCTTATCGCCGCTTATGTGGCTGGTGGGAATTGTTGCAATGCTGATGATTACCCTATACTTCTTTAATCCAATAGCCTTGCTTATTCTCCTGTTGTCAGTGGGAAAAGCCTGGAAAGTTTGGAAGAATCGTGATCAACTGCCAGAAGATTATTATCATGTTGAGCGAAGTTTTCGAATTAAGATGGCGTTTGCTTATTTTTCTATTTTTGCAATATCATCATTTTTTACATTTTTTCTGCATGAGTTATTGCAGGGAGCAAATTAA
- a CDS encoding streptomycin biosynthesis protein StrF, which produces MDPQKICFITCVNNDEVYQECLLYIHNLDIPQGYSVETVAVREAASMTSALNQAMQKSDAKYKVYLHQDVFIINKNFIKDILQLFEDPSIGLIGVVGSSQIPPNGVWWEAEKIFGQVYDSHRGFIEKLAFRQLENEYQEVDCVDGLIMITQVDIPWRDDLFTSWHFYDLSQSREFGRNHYKVVVARQSEPWCIHDCGLTRVCSDYNKYREVFIHEYLQDDR; this is translated from the coding sequence ATGGATCCCCAAAAAATTTGTTTTATTACCTGTGTGAACAATGATGAAGTTTATCAGGAGTGTCTTTTATATATTCATAATCTTGATATTCCTCAGGGCTATTCGGTTGAAACAGTTGCTGTCAGAGAAGCAGCTTCGATGACGAGTGCTTTAAATCAAGCCATGCAAAAAAGTGATGCAAAGTATAAGGTCTATCTGCATCAGGATGTGTTTATCATCAATAAAAATTTTATTAAAGATATTCTGCAGCTATTTGAAGATCCCAGCATTGGGTTGATTGGGGTTGTTGGGAGCAGCCAAATTCCCCCTAATGGTGTGTGGTGGGAGGCGGAAAAAATTTTCGGCCAGGTTTATGACAGTCATCGTGGTTTTATTGAAAAATTGGCTTTTCGTCAATTAGAAAATGAATATCAAGAGGTCGATTGTGTTGATGGGTTGATTATGATCACTCAAGTGGATATTCCCTGGCGGGATGATCTTTTTACCAGTTGGCATTTCTATGATTTATCACAAAGCAGAGAGTTTGGCCGTAATCATTATAAGGTTGTTGTGGCACGACAGTCTGAGCCCTGGTGCATCCATGATTGCGGTCTTACACGGGTATGCAGCGATTATAATAAATACCGTGAAGTATTTATTCATGAATATTTGCAAGATGATCGTTAG
- a CDS encoding MFS transporter has product MDWRRNLWVMAFGVMLSGSSYTMVIPFLPLYLLELGVRPEHVNMWSGIVFSATFFIAALLAPYWGRCADRTGRRRMVLRAGFSLAIVYFLGAWVRTPAELLAVRILMGFANGFVPASMAIVTASVPEERMGYSLGIMQTALLLGGILGPLAGGVLSHLFGMRLSFVIAALAIFSATLAVWFLVKEPPRPQVVCQDSMLEDFRMAIGNRQLVSMLFLLFLVQVCTMMLQPLITLYIAELQGQTQGAGLTAGIVYSLAGIAGAIAAPFWGRTGQKKGFQNILVIAFMGAGLFISGQYLVSDIYGFSVLQFLFGLFIVGVFPAINTIAVSSNETGFQGRIFGLTTTANQFGSMLGPLIGGMISSWLGIRSVYLVTGSLLLTIGLVVCVNCFQQKIISRNAN; this is encoded by the coding sequence TTGGATTGGCGTAGAAATCTCTGGGTAATGGCCTTTGGGGTGATGTTGTCTGGTTCCAGTTATACCATGGTCATCCCTTTTTTACCGCTCTATCTGCTTGAGCTGGGTGTACGCCCAGAGCATGTAAATATGTGGTCAGGTATTGTATTTTCAGCGACATTTTTTATTGCCGCATTGCTGGCTCCTTATTGGGGGCGGTGTGCTGACCGTACCGGAAGACGGCGAATGGTATTGCGCGCTGGATTCAGCCTGGCTATTGTCTATTTTTTAGGTGCTTGGGTGCGGACACCGGCAGAGCTGCTTGCTGTCCGAATTCTAATGGGATTTGCCAATGGCTTCGTACCAGCATCGATGGCGATCGTGACTGCTTCAGTACCTGAAGAAAGAATGGGCTATAGTCTGGGAATTATGCAGACAGCTCTGCTATTAGGAGGCATTTTGGGACCACTTGCCGGTGGTGTTCTTTCTCACTTATTTGGAATGCGTTTGTCGTTTGTCATTGCAGCCTTAGCCATATTTTCAGCAACGCTGGCTGTGTGGTTTTTAGTAAAAGAACCGCCTCGACCGCAAGTAGTCTGCCAGGATAGTATGCTCGAAGATTTCAGAATGGCAATTGGTAATCGTCAATTGGTCAGTATGTTATTTTTATTATTCCTGGTACAGGTTTGCACGATGATGTTGCAGCCGCTGATTACCCTGTATATTGCCGAATTACAGGGTCAGACGCAAGGGGCAGGGTTAACTGCGGGAATTGTCTATAGCCTGGCTGGTATAGCCGGGGCCATTGCAGCTCCCTTTTGGGGGAGAACAGGACAAAAAAAGGGCTTCCAAAACATCTTGGTGATTGCGTTTATGGGAGCCGGACTGTTTATCAGCGGGCAATATTTAGTGAGTGATATTTATGGATTCAGTGTATTGCAATTTCTTTTTGGTTTGTTTATTGTTGGTGTATTTCCGGCGATTAATACCATCGCAGTATCGTCTAATGAGACCGGATTCCAAGGAAGAATTTTCGGACTGACTACTACCGCCAATCAGTTTGGCTCTATGCTGGGGCCGTTAATTGGCGGAATGATTAGTTCCTGGCTGGGAATCAGATCGGTGTACTTAGTTACGGGAAGCTTATTGTTAACAATTGGTCTGGTGGTTTGTGTCAATTGCTTTCAGCAGAAGATAATCAGCCGTAATGCAAATTAA
- a CDS encoding nitrogenase cofactor biosynthesis protein NifB encodes MSDIIQGPRHGCALGAQQTVVAIERAIPILHAGPGCGSKLHRGLSLAGGYQGAGYAGADAMPCTNMIEKDVVFGGTDKLRDVIEGTLKIMDGDFFVVLTGCTADIIGDDVGSVVGEFQERGVPIVHVETAGFKGDAYKGHELVLQSIIEQYLKPVANKEKGLVNVFASVPRHDPFWEGDLNELKKLLAGIGLRANILFGYNSGGLQALEAIPSAEFNLVVSPFIGIKTAELLQEKFQTPYLHYPVLPVGGTETSKFLRTVAGFAGTLNQETEQFIAQQEAEFYHYIIRAADVLTEYRLNQPKRFYNVNDAAYSLAFSKFLVNELGYYPIHQFITEDVPEEYHETITGYFQELAPGISSEITFAQDSGLINDKISLTRHLTTPLVLGSAWEFDIAKEIPGLHLSVGLPVIDRLILHRTYLGYHGGLNLVEDIYSRLLAKHRD; translated from the coding sequence ATGAGTGATATTATCCAGGGACCGCGCCATGGCTGTGCGTTGGGAGCGCAGCAGACCGTGGTTGCCATTGAAAGAGCCATCCCAATTTTACATGCCGGACCGGGCTGCGGCTCCAAGCTGCACCGGGGGTTGTCGCTGGCGGGCGGCTATCAGGGTGCTGGCTATGCGGGCGCAGATGCCATGCCTTGTACCAATATGATTGAGAAAGACGTTGTGTTTGGTGGTACTGATAAGCTTCGTGATGTCATTGAGGGGACTTTAAAGATTATGGATGGTGACTTCTTTGTGGTGCTTACGGGCTGTACTGCCGATATTATTGGTGACGACGTCGGCAGTGTAGTGGGGGAGTTTCAGGAACGGGGCGTGCCGATTGTTCATGTGGAAACAGCCGGTTTTAAAGGGGATGCTTATAAAGGCCATGAGCTGGTTCTCCAATCGATTATTGAGCAATACTTAAAACCGGTGGCGAACAAGGAAAAAGGATTGGTTAATGTATTCGCCAGTGTGCCACGGCATGATCCATTTTGGGAAGGTGATCTTAACGAATTGAAAAAGCTGCTTGCCGGTATTGGGCTGAGAGCTAATATCTTATTTGGCTATAATAGTGGCGGCCTACAAGCATTGGAAGCCATCCCGTCAGCAGAATTTAATCTCGTGGTTTCACCTTTTATCGGTATTAAGACAGCTGAGCTGCTCCAGGAAAAATTCCAGACACCCTATCTGCATTACCCGGTATTGCCGGTTGGTGGAACTGAAACATCGAAATTTTTAAGAACGGTAGCTGGATTTGCCGGTACTTTAAATCAAGAGACCGAGCAGTTCATTGCGCAGCAGGAAGCCGAATTTTACCATTATATCATTCGAGCAGCCGATGTTCTTACCGAATACCGGCTCAACCAGCCCAAGCGCTTCTATAATGTTAACGATGCTGCTTACTCTTTGGCTTTTAGTAAATTTCTAGTTAATGAATTAGGTTATTATCCGATTCATCAATTTATTACCGAGGATGTACCTGAAGAATATCATGAAACCATTACCGGGTATTTTCAAGAATTGGCACCAGGAATTTCCTCAGAAATCACATTTGCGCAGGATAGTGGTCTCATTAATGACAAAATTAGCTTGACGAGGCATCTGACTACGCCGCTTGTCCTGGGAAGTGCCTGGGAGTTTGATATTGCCAAAGAAATACCTGGCTTGCATCTCAGTGTGGGATTACCGGTTATTGATCGGCTTATTTTACACCGTACCTATCTCGGATATCACGGTGGTCTGAATTTGGTTGAAGATATTTACTCCCGACTGCTAGCTAAGCATCGCGATTAG
- a CDS encoding dioxygenase, translated as MRMPVLFIGHGSPMNIIEDNTYTRSLAALGDRLPKPTAILVVSAHWQTRNTYVTAASLPPTIYDFYGFPEELYEIKYPCPGSLEIAELVQAITGNQVRADHQRGIDHAAWAVLKHVFPQADIPVLELSLDRLKTPGQHYELGRKLAPLRDDGVLIIGSGNIVHNLAKVNFEQMYGDVYSWALEFDRRIAELMVYGDHGSLINYDQLPNARWAVPTNEHYLPLLYTLALQEEPDVLQFTCTDMQNGSISMRSLMLSQK; from the coding sequence GTGAGAATGCCAGTATTGTTTATTGGTCACGGATCACCGATGAATATTATCGAGGATAATACCTATACACGTAGCTTGGCGGCACTGGGGGATAGATTGCCTAAACCGACAGCTATTCTAGTAGTTTCTGCTCATTGGCAGACCCGGAATACTTATGTTACCGCTGCGTCCTTGCCACCAACAATCTATGATTTTTACGGCTTTCCTGAAGAATTATATGAAATAAAATATCCTTGTCCAGGATCACTGGAAATCGCTGAGTTGGTGCAAGCCATTACTGGGAACCAAGTCAGAGCCGATCACCAGCGCGGGATTGATCATGCGGCCTGGGCTGTATTAAAGCATGTATTTCCTCAGGCTGATATCCCGGTATTGGAACTTAGTCTTGATCGGTTGAAAACACCAGGTCAGCATTACGAATTGGGTAGAAAACTTGCACCACTCAGGGATGACGGAGTGCTAATTATCGGCAGTGGCAATATCGTTCATAACTTAGCAAAAGTAAACTTTGAACAAATGTATGGGGACGTTTATTCCTGGGCGTTAGAATTTGATCGCCGAATTGCCGAGTTAATGGTATATGGCGATCATGGCAGCTTAATTAATTATGATCAATTACCAAACGCCAGATGGGCTGTACCGACCAATGAGCACTACCTGCCGCTGCTTTACACGTTGGCATTACAAGAGGAACCTGATGTTTTGCAATTTACTTGTACCGATATGCAAAATGGCTCAATATCGATGCGCAGTCTGATGCTTAGTCAGAAATGA